A stretch of the Lolium perenne isolate Kyuss_39 chromosome 3, Kyuss_2.0, whole genome shotgun sequence genome encodes the following:
- the LOC127343362 gene encoding pirin-like protein isoform X3: MSKRKMPHASGSCLLPQHGAFTQQDFFRKQAHHQNSTCTVDGGGQRHRALRDAGVKKSPQVWINLASKGKSKPIYQELYRKYIRQASKDGVNIRIIAGETSG, encoded by the exons ATGTCCAAGAGAAAGATGCCCCACGCCTCAGGCTCTTGCCTCCTGCCGCAG CATGGGGCCTTCACTCAGCAGGATTTCTTCAGGAAACAAGCGCACCATCAGAACAGTACATGTA CAGTGGATGGTGGTGGGCAACGACATCGTGCACTCAGAGATGCCGGTGTGAAGAAGAGCCCGCAGGTCTGGATCAACCTCGCCTCCAAGGGCAAG AGCAAGCCAATATACCAGGAGCTGTACAGGAAGTACATAAGACAGGCCTCGAAGGATGGTGTCAACATCCGCATCATTGCCGGTGAGACCTCTGGATGA
- the LOC127343362 gene encoding pirin-like protein isoform X1 — MSKRKMPHASGSCLLPQHGAFTQQDFFRKQAHHQNSTCTVDGGGQRHRALRDAGVKKSPQVWINLASKGKSKPIYQELYRKYIRQASKDGVNIRIIAASEGHQMSENEWQRYEKE; from the exons ATGTCCAAGAGAAAGATGCCCCACGCCTCAGGCTCTTGCCTCCTGCCGCAG CATGGGGCCTTCACTCAGCAGGATTTCTTCAGGAAACAAGCGCACCATCAGAACAGTACATGTA CAGTGGATGGTGGTGGGCAACGACATCGTGCACTCAGAGATGCCGGTGTGAAGAAGAGCCCGCAGGTCTGGATCAACCTCGCCTCCAAGGGCAAG AGCAAGCCAATATACCAGGAGCTGTACAGGAAGTACATAAGACAGGCCTCGAAGGATGGTGTCAACATCCGCATCATTGCCG CATCTGAGGGACATCAGATGAGTGAAAATGAATGGCAGCGATATGAAAAGGAATGA
- the LOC127343362 gene encoding pirin-like protein isoform X2, with protein MSKRKMPHASGSCLLPQHGAFTQQDFFRKQAHHQNSTLDGGGQRHRALRDAGVKKSPQVWINLASKGKSKPIYQELYRKYIRQASKDGVNIRIIAASEGHQMSENEWQRYEKE; from the exons ATGTCCAAGAGAAAGATGCCCCACGCCTCAGGCTCTTGCCTCCTGCCGCAG CATGGGGCCTTCACTCAGCAGGATTTCTTCAGGAAACAAGCGCACCATCAGAACAGTACAT TGGATGGTGGTGGGCAACGACATCGTGCACTCAGAGATGCCGGTGTGAAGAAGAGCCCGCAGGTCTGGATCAACCTCGCCTCCAAGGGCAAG AGCAAGCCAATATACCAGGAGCTGTACAGGAAGTACATAAGACAGGCCTCGAAGGATGGTGTCAACATCCGCATCATTGCCG CATCTGAGGGACATCAGATGAGTGAAAATGAATGGCAGCGATATGAAAAGGAATGA